Proteins encoded in a region of the Streptomyces liliiviolaceus genome:
- a CDS encoding geranyl diphosphate 2-C-methyltransferase, producing MTIANTETTAASVPSQSTYQTRVADYWNAEENPVNLELGKIDDLYHHHYGIGAVDRAALDEGPGSGPDRITAELHRLEQAQADLLASRLGDLSPTDRVFDAGCGRGGGSVVAHLRYGCHADGVTLSRKQADFANEQARKRGIDDKVRYHHRNMLDTGLETGAYAASWNNESTMYVELDLLFAEHARLLRRGGRYVTITGCYNDAYGRASREVSLINAHYICDIHPRSEYFRAMARNRLVPVHVEDLTADTIPYWELRQEAGHLVTGIEETFLDAYRNGSFQYLLIVADRV from the coding sequence TTGACCATCGCCAACACCGAGACCACCGCAGCATCGGTGCCGAGCCAGTCCACGTACCAGACCCGCGTCGCGGACTACTGGAACGCCGAGGAGAACCCGGTCAACCTCGAACTGGGGAAGATCGACGACCTGTACCACCATCACTACGGCATCGGAGCAGTCGACCGGGCCGCTCTCGACGAGGGTCCCGGCTCGGGCCCCGACCGGATCACCGCCGAACTGCACCGGCTGGAGCAGGCCCAGGCCGACCTGCTCGCCTCCCGGCTCGGCGACCTCTCCCCCACCGACCGTGTCTTCGACGCCGGCTGCGGGCGCGGCGGCGGCAGCGTGGTGGCCCATCTGCGGTACGGCTGCCACGCCGACGGGGTGACACTCTCGCGGAAACAGGCCGACTTCGCCAACGAGCAGGCCCGTAAGCGGGGCATCGACGACAAGGTGCGCTACCACCACCGGAACATGCTCGACACGGGCCTGGAGACCGGCGCGTACGCGGCCTCCTGGAACAACGAGTCGACCATGTACGTGGAGTTGGACCTGCTCTTCGCCGAGCACGCCCGGCTGCTGCGCCGCGGGGGCCGCTATGTGACGATCACCGGCTGCTACAACGACGCCTACGGCCGCGCCTCGCGCGAGGTGTCGCTCATCAACGCGCACTACATCTGCGACATCCATCCGCGCTCGGAGTACTTCCGCGCGATGGCCCGCAACCGGCTCGTGCCCGTTCATGTGGAGGACCTCACCGCCGACACGATCCCCTACTGGGAGCTGCGCCAGGAGGCCGGGCATCTGGTCACGGGCATCGAGGAAACGTTCCTGGACGCGTACCGGAACGGCAGTTTCCAGTACCTGCTCATCGTGGCCGACCGCGTCTGA